The Oncorhynchus gorbuscha isolate QuinsamMale2020 ecotype Even-year linkage group LG06, OgorEven_v1.0, whole genome shotgun sequence sequence tgagatggaggaggaagatgatggGGGATAGACCTGTTGCATGCTTCTATCCCGAGAAACCACAGTCACTGGATGCTCCAGGGCACTCAGTCCTTCATTTTACTATACACACTGTGTGGTCCTAAATTCTGGGTCATAtccacatttattttatttgaacgtGCTTTTTGGACCAATTGTTGTTTACAGAGATCTAAAGATGACATGGACTTGTGCCATTAGATCTGATTATGTTGAGAGTCGTAGGTTATTTCCCTCCCACGAGAGTTCACTGTCTCCATAAATGACATCTATGTGATTACTGCACACAGCCCACCACCTCCACGTGTAAAGTGAGTTGCCGTGCCGACCAGCTAGGATGAACAGAGACGGGGCTGCATCGGCTCATCTAACTGTTACCATGGAGACTAAACGGAGCCCGGGATCATTCCGTCCGACCAGAGTGCCAGAACCTCAACCCAACCACAATGCATTTGGAGGAAACTGGACGAACGCTGGGCTCTTCACGACAGACATGATCAATTGGAAGGAATACAGCAGGTTACTGGACATAATTTATGATGCTGCACATACAAATGTTCTCCAAAGTCTTTGCTATGATTTTGTTATTCTAAGGACTTTTATTGTGGCAAACTGAACTGGCCCAGAGCCAGGCCCTTCGACTGTAACTGGGAAGCTCTGCTGGAACTCATTGTTATTTCTAAGGACATTTACACACATCAGCTATGGCACCGCCACTAATCCTTGAGTGTTTTGTCTTACTAATGGGTTGATGAAGTAGGTTGATCACACAGACTGGCTGTCTATCGGTTTAATGAACTTAAAGAGTAGGAGGACTGCATGCGTACGAGGAGATGGAAGACTCACTCAAGAGGACATGCTTCGCTATGGTATCAAGACTATCCCTTTTTTTCCCTTAGGTGATTCACATGGTGTTTTTCATTTGTATAACtagaaaataaaataaacgtGACAGGAGGCTTAGTTTACAGTACATCTCCGCTGTAGGTCAAATGTCTCGACAGGAACAACTCATCAGATAATTGATGACGGATTGATTTCAAATGTTGGTTGAATGTTGATTTAAATTCAGTATCGTGAATTGTAATGAGGAAAGAAAATAAGGCACTGCCTGCCTACCACACCCAATCTAGTATACActtgagtggacaaaacattaggaacaccttccaaatattgagttgcactggCTTttgccctcaacagcctcaattcgcattccacagggatgccgaCCCACGAtgaccccaatgcttcccacagttgtcaagttggctggatgttcacGGTTGAGTgttaaaaacccagcagctttgccgttcttgacacaaaccagtgcatgtggcacatactaccataccccgttcaaaggaatttcaatattttgtcttgcccattcaccctctgaattgcacacatacacaatccatgtctcacttGTCcccaggcttaaaaatcctttaacctgtctactccccttcatctacactgattaaagtgtaTTTAATAAGGTATCATAGCTTTCATGTGGTCagtgtcatggaaagaggtgttcctaatgttttgtacactgtgtatatgCATAAAATAATGTAACGTGTAAATACAGTGGGCTCCAAAAGTCCCAAAATTGGGACAGTGAAttttttggctctgtactcaagCACTATGGAGTTGacatgatacaatgactatggggTTAAAGTGATGACTATCAGCTTTAATTTAAGGGTATTTTCAACCATTTCAGGTGAACCGTTTATAAATGATAGcacttttaaattattatttttttaacataGACCAAAAGTTTAGGGACGTTCCAGTCTATTAAAGTAGTAGTtaaaagtatttggtcccatattcagaGCACACAATGATTGCATCaagcacaaatacagtatcatacGCCCAAGACACACTAACCTcaaaccattacaataacaggggaggttagcattttatatcataaccccaagacatgctaacctcaaaccattacaataacaggggaggttagcatgtcttggtagTATATGTGTGTcaaactttctcactcattattcaGGAGTTTCTGTAattatggtagcatccacattcatgtgtTTAGAAAGATTATATTCTAACTTACAATAAGTGACTCAAATTACACCTATTTACCATTTCTTTTGGGCACAATCTTTCATAAAAGAaaaatttgtcccaatacttttggacgatgtacaaaaagtgctgtaatttcgaaatggttcacccgatatggatgaaaataccctcaaattaaagcggACTGACTGCCGAGGCATAGCCATTTTCTTCTCAGGCTTGCAGTGTGGTCTGTGAACCAGTGCAGTAATGCCACCGTATGGTCACCAGAGTTTGCTGTTCCAATGGCCGCAGGTTGTACTGTATGAGTAACAGGAGTGCGTGATAGTTATCTGGGTGTCATCATAGACCCACAGGGATCACCCCCCcctcattttttaaatttgaccATGGTGACGTGATTCTATGCATGAGGACCCCCACTGCAAACAGAATGAGATGATTGTTGTCGAGTTAGGCATCCGCACATATGGCTGTTTGAATAAAACCACAAAATGGCTTAGTGTAACTGTGAGTGCCCTTGCCTCAAACTATTATctataggctttagctcagcgggctaacaGTCTTGTTGCTCAGAGGACACGGTTCAAACTCAGTTGGTCACATTTAGCAATGTTGGCTGTCAGTGTAATTCTACAGGGACCATGACAGGGTAAGGCATGATATGTGCAGTCATGCAGAATGTCACAAATCACTTTTGGGTGTGTCTCTTTCCCCAGGTGTAAATATGTGAGGTGGTATGGTGAGAGACCATGGATAGACAGAATTACAAGCCAAAGTAGGGCTTCTGTGATATAAAAACGGGGGTTATAATGTCACACCCTTTTACACTTTGGCTTAGATATTCTACTTCAAGAGTAGGCCCTATTTCTTTTCTGCTTAGCAGTCAACTTGGTCTAAAGTatttgtcaacaacaacaaaaaacagtatACTGCTTCATGTAGAGGTTTTTACTGGACCCCATAGACGCTGCATCCGAATGAAACTTCATTCTTTCATTTCCCATTAGCTGTACATATTGTCAATAACACATTAAGATTTTGCGCTCTGTGAAATATACTAAAATGGTTTGTATGTTTGGGGCAGAtgacaaaaataaacattttgaaaagATCCATTTgtcagaagaaaaaaaatgcatTTGATTCAACATTGACACGTTTTCAGAACATTATATAGCAAACTTTCCACATACATTTGAAATAAGGCTGTATAATTATATTTGGTTGAATGTTAAACCAAATGAATACACAGTATTAGTAAGATTGTCAGCCCATAAATATGAGTTAAATTGATAATTCcattgatcaatttgatgttgcaCATTTAAAAATTCTCATTTATACTGGGACTTTTTGGAAGGCACAAATGGAccataaaaaaaaaagtaaaaaaactTTCAGTCAGAAATAACGGAACAAGATATAACGCCACTTAAAATTGTACATTGAGATTTTCTTCCCTTCAGCTCGTTAGGAAAATTCAAACTGGTTGACTGTCAGTCATGGCAGAGAGAGAATTCTGCATTTATCAGTAGAGGCTTGGGTATGACATCAGATTCCCAATGTGCGTGCTGAACAGAGTTAGTCATATCTCCATGATGAAACGTTGGGGTGAAACCTCCCACACACGAGGGTCTTACACCTCACCCTTCCTGCTGCTCACTGGTTGGCCAAGGCtggctcctccatctcctcctccattggCTGACTAGCAAAGCCACTGTCCACTGTCTGATCTGATTAGCAGAGATAAATGCTTATTTGGTCTTATTTTATAAGGCATAAACAGTCAAATAGAATACAATTATCTGTTTTTGGAAAGGAACTACATACCGTATGTATTTGCAAGGTCAAGTGTATGGTAGAGAGATAATGGTTATGACTATATTAGTGGTTCTGCAATGTAGGATGAGTTCAGTACCTGCGTTTTGTTTGTCCTCTCTCAGCTCAGCCAGTCTCAGCAGTCTCACTCCTTCAGTTAGACCCAGAGACTGTAGAGCTTCCACCAGGCCTTCCACTGGACCGCCACCCAACTACACAGAGATACTGTCAGCTTGGGCACTATTAGCCAAATACTCATCAAGCACAGTCTTGCCGTTCTAAAAACTGCATACTCAGGGGCTCGATTCAATCCATATCACTGAAGTTCAGCGCGATTTAAATGGAAATGCAGCGTTCCAACATTCGGAGGCTGTAGCCGCGGTAAATGCCGCGCATGTCTGCTCAATCAGAAATGACCTTTAACTTTCAAGTGCGCTACAGTGCTGAACTTCGGCGATATGGACTGAATTAAGCCCTTAATTAATGCATACTTACCCCTAACTAGACTGCCTGTGCACATGCGCAAACATGCATTAAAAGCCCCCTTTGCTCACCTGGTAATTCTCCAGCAAGTTGTGACAGGGCAAGGGACTCTCCTGATATAGGTGTGCCAGTGAGAGCATGTTGAGTTTCTCTGCCAGCTGTTTCCAGGGCACATCGTTCAGACTGAGGAGCTCACACAGCTTACTTAGCGTCTCACTGTCTAGTTGCCCTCTTTCTGCGGAGGGGAATGGGAACAGCAGTTAGATTACTAGGCAGACCACAGGTAAATGTTCAGAGTCAAAATGGTGATATGAAAGTTCTTTACCTTCCATGCTGCTCGGTTTAGGCTTTTTACTTGATTGTTGACTGGGCTTGGGAGTCTGTCTGGTGTCTAGAAGGTTTCTCACCTGTAGCAAAGGAAGCTTTTATGTAAGCGCAATGGCAAAAAAACTCAGCCTCTCCATCCACACCACAACAAGTACTGTTTGGAAATAACTTTTTCCCCCGACACAAACGTTGGGTTGATAAGGCTAAATCAATCTCACCTTATGACATTTAGCCAGGTCAAAGGGTGTATGTCCTGTTGCTGACCTCTTACGAGGGTTGACTTGTTCTCCCTCTGAAAGTGGTGTTGTGTTCGGTAGCGGTTGGATCGCCGGCTCTCTGAAATCTCTTACTGGCCCATCCTCTTGCTCCTCATCTGACGAGGAGGAGCTGAAGAAGAGCGGCTCGTCGTTCTCCAGATTCTTGTCGGCTCCTGAGGAGAGACGGGAAAGTCGTCAGCGTTCTGTTCACGTTCATTTACAtttagccatttagcagacgcttttccaaaacaaaaacaaaaatacccCGGCGATCCACAAATTACTGCTCACGCACTAGAATCTGGACTTCACCGTAGCCCCTTTTCAAACAGACGGAGATAAAAAAAACATCCCATGGATATGACATGCATTGGATGGTTAGCAGGGGGTATGCATGCATCTCACCTGCAGCAATGAGCATGGAGCAGAGAGGTGGGGAGCTGCGACTGGCGGCCAGATGGAGAGGAGTGTTCCCTCCAAACGTACACATGTTTACATCTGCTTTCAGCTGTAGGACAGGAGGGGACGTGCCAGGTTAGATAACGGAGTCGGAGTAAGAATAGTATGAGTCACACAGTTTATATAAGGTGTGTGTTCACGACGGGTACCTCTGTGATGAGAGTGCAGGCCACTTTGAAGTAGTTCTCTCTAACAGCCAGGTGGAGGGCGGAGCATCCACTCTTCTGCTCCGGGGCGTTGATCTTAGCCCCGCCCTCCACCAGCAGACGCAGACAGCGCTCTCCTCCCTTACAAACAGCCAGGTGGAGAGGatggagacctgagagagagagagagagagagagattaatacaATGTACTACATCAATAAGCACATACTGCTCAGCTGTAGTTTTTCCAACTTAAGGCCGGGATTCAATCCAACCGCGTTTGTAGACAATGAGTCTTCTAAAAAGGCATTGTTCCTGcacatgtcggctcaatcggaaattacctttcAAATGCTAAGTGCGATATAACGGAGATCTAATGCggattggattgaatcccagcaTTAAATTAACAGAACTACTACAGCTGAGTTTATTACTTCTGAGACTAAGCAGCAACCATAAAAATGCCTTGTACACCATTGCTTGATTGGTAATTCACATAGAGTTCAAAAACAGACCGGCCATTTATCATGTTGAAGTCTCTCATAAGCGGAATAAACCCCTTCTTTCCACCATCCCAAATCACCATGATAGTCGGCCATGTTGACCAGGTGGAGGTAGCGTTCTCCTAGGTGGCCCAGCAGGACACGGAGTGTGACGTCGTCCCCAGCCAGCGCTGCCAGGTGCAGGGCGGTCCGGCCGTCCCGGTCCAGCAGGGTGGGGTCTGCTCCAGCCCGGAGGAGAACATCCACCACCTTAACCTGCCTGGTGATCACCGCCAGATGGAGAggagtcttcagagagagagatggcgcaCACAGTCAGGAGGGAAGACAAGGGCACGTTGGGAATTATCGCGTCGATACCGAACAGCTAGCGGTCTTGTCCAGGTGTGAGAGGAAGAAGGACGAGTACCTGGCCGAGGTGGTTGAGTTTGTTGAGGACTTTGTGTTGCTGGATGGTGAGGAGTGTATGAACCAGCTGCTGGGTCACAGCTGACTGCTGGTGAATGATGGCCAGGTGCAAAGGCCTGTGGGGAGACCAAACACACAAGTGAGGCACAGAAAACACGTGTATACATAATGAAGGCAGACATTCAACTCAGATATTTAAAAACAAAAGATTTACTGTGAAGCCAGAGTTCGACTCACGTGTCTCCGTTTTTATCCTGGACCCCACATAGGTGTCTCTGCATTGCCAGAAGGACCCGGACGTCCCCAGTGGTGCAGTACTGTAGTAGAGCCCCAGCTGTCTGCTTGCTCATCTGAGTGGCCCTGCTCTGGAGAGTGGCAGCTGGAAACAACAGGATTGTCTCATTAGCACAACACAACTAACTCTAATGACTATTTctccaacagctagctagctgtagttacCCCCTTCCCCAGCACTGCTCTAAATGTGGCTTACCAATCTGGAAGAGCTGCTGTTGCAGTGGTGAGGATGTCTGTCCTGGCGTCTGTCCGGCCATCCCTCCTGCATGTTGCTGCTGGGTCCCCTCAGCCTGGGCAGTGGTGCCTGACATCTGGGCTCCACCGCCCCCAAAACCAGAGAATCCACCCCCCATCCACCCCGTTCCATTCATCTGCTGGTTAAACTGGAAGCCTGTGGATAGGAAAGAAGCGATTAAGTGCCGATGACATAGCTGTCACAAGGGTTAACGGATGAGGCCAGCGTTTCATCTAATAGCAACGAGACGAAGGGCCGACAGAAACGGGAGTTCAAGTATGTACATCTAGGTTCCTCACCGCTACCTGCTCCGCCTCCGAATCCTCCGgcccctctccctgcacccccagcTCCTCCCAGAGGTCCTCTCCATTGGTCATTATAGGAGAAGGGCTTCTGCTTTTTACGCTGCACCTCCTCTTTATCTAGGTTACACACACAGAGGAgcgatggagagaagagagggagagaaaagagagagggggggaaagagaaagagttgAAAGGGTTTGATTCAAGCCAACAGGGGTCTCTGGCTCTGCATTTCGACATCCTTCTCCCGTACTAAAGGGATTGTGAGTAGCAGACTAACTCACCTTGAACTCGGGGAACGTAGGTAAACTGCTTGGGGTCGCTGCAGTCGCCGCCTTTCTTCCTTTTCAACTGGAGGAATACAGTGACTTGACGCTCGATCTCGGCGCTGTGGTACGGCGGCGTCCTAAACACAATGGCGTACTGCACAGGTGGGGAGCAAGCGCAGCGACATCAACGAGAAAGTTATGAGTAGGATGACACATGATGCGACGGCAACTGATTCCAAATACTTAAATCctcacccacacccacacacacacacacacacgtctgagtCAAGACTCTGTACCTGCTTGTGGACATCAGTTGGAGAGAAATCACCAAAGGCCTCCCAGCTTCCATCATCCTCTTCATAAAAGCGGATCTCAATGTCATCTGGAAAGTACACCAAAATGTGATAAATGAGTGAAATTGTGTAAATTTGTAAAATCAGTGCGGGGTGAATCGGCCCCCATATAGGTAGGAGTTGGTCCTTCACCTTTCTGTACTTTGTCACACAGTAGGAAGATCTCATCTCCTCCCAGCACAGACCCACTGGTCTTATCCATACGGGAGATCTTCAGGTTCGAGGCATTGGGTGACTCTGAGTAGAGAAAACATCAAGTTAATTACTGATAACATGAAATAAAAATACCCCAGGGTGGGTACTGGGTATTCACGTTGAATAACATGGATTAGTGCTggactggaacaaaagcctgcacacccaggaCCAAGATCGAAGAACACTGAGTTGAAGGGGGCTGTACTCACTGCTGTCATAGATGGGGTTGGAGACCACCGGCTTCAGGGCCCTAGAGAACCCGCCGTTACTGTCCTGGAGGTAGGCCGTGAACTTTAACCTCACTATGTTCAGGTCCATGATCTTCCCAAGCTCCTTGGCTTCTCTCCCTATGGCGTGTTCCTCTGCATCTGtgtgaggtagacagagagagggcgtgTTTTGTTGCAGTTTTCACAAAGaaatgtatttatgtgtgtgtaagTTGTGCATTAAGATTTGCACAAATATGTTGGTTGCACATAGTATATCTCAAGTTCGGATTCCTTAGTAGATTTACTCATTTTTAAAAAAGGACAGTGGCATAGGGTTTCAGGCTCTTACCAGTAAAATGATAGTGCTGCCCCCCTTgcctcctcttctcatctctcaGTCTCTTGCACAACacttcccccacccctctcttagTGACATGAAGGATGCCCAGGTTACtgaacctacagagagagagaaatggaaacggGAAGTTAAGAGAGATGTTGACATTCGCCAGTCATGTTGCAGCTATTGTACACATATTCCATTCACAGACTATGTTAAATGAATCCAAGCGGTACACATCTagcttgttattattattaccactACAGTCTCAACACAATAAGATATGACAATGCTAGACAACCCATCAGTACTCACTGTGCTGTGAGGTCGTTTGGGCCCACATCCATACTGCATATGCCACTCTCCGTGCAGCACTGCCTCCCCACCAGACTGTGAGCGTGGACCTGGGGGGGGTCTGAGTGGGTCACTAGCTGCACCTCCACCCTGGCAATCCCCACATAGTTagacacctggggggggggggagagttaGACTATTATTAAAGAGAAACATGTCCATGCTCTATAATGATAGACTTTCTCtcaatactctctctgtttttatTCATGACATGCGTCTCAAATAATCCTAGCATGTCAATATATCACATATACACTTTCGAAAGCTTATTGCGCTGAAAGCAAGGCATCTCAACTCCCTTGAACCAAGACGCCTGATGAAAAGCAGACCGAGCCAGTCGAACTAAAAGACAGCCAAGTATCCAACCCTGTGTACTACAGTGCAATAGCTGACCTTGACAGTTGGATAGGTCCTCCTGTTCCTCTCGCTTGAGGCCCCTGGGAGCCCACCGTGGGACGGACCCTCACACTCATAGCGGAATCTGAAGCCTCTCTGCAGACACAGGGGGACAAGGAAGTCAAGGGATAATCCCCAAGAGCAGTGACAGCACTTACTGTAACTTTATAAACCCTGGACTTTCCAAGCCACCGTCATATTCTAATGCCATTAAAGACCGGAGGGTTATTTATATTTGTACATTCCATTCTAGTTCAAAGGGCATCTTCTCTGGGAGAGTAGAGTCAGATCTAAAGTACCGATATCATTTTTTGGGGGTGTGAATCAACCAGATTATGTAAAATGTCATAGTTTCACAATGAAAAGAGGGAAGAGCTTCTGTTCAGTCTTACGCACTTATTTTAATAGAAACGACGACGTCATTCCACTGTTTCGAGAAACTCTCGAGCTCACCTGTTTGGGCTCCTCAATGATCTGAATGTAGGGTCCATGAGCTGTGACATAGAAACAGAGTCACTGTCACTGGAAGGGGGTGGCTACATAGAGGTTCACATCCAAGCCCTTCAAATAAACCAGGGCAGAGAACCCAccgaacaaaaataaaaatacacagaCAGCACATGCATTACATAGTGTAAGAAAAACAGTTTCAAGTGTGGACGACGTCATAATAACATGTGCGCAGTTCTGAAAGCCTTATCAAAAAAACGTGTGGTGAGTCACTTCCACTTGAGTGCACAGTACCATAGCCACATCAAGTTACATCACTAGGACTCGCGTATGCTGTCACCATGTGTACGTAGGGTAGAAAGTAGAAACTCACCGGTCTCCGGTACATAGGGCTCGATCTTGACATCCACGGGGGGCATGAACTCATAGGACAAATTCATCATCAGCTGGGGAGTTCACGTGTGTTGTTATTGGCGCGTTGTTTTACCGCTTCATTTCTTTAACGCTAACGTAATAGTGTCTCATTTTAAAACATGTCAATGTACTGTGGGTCTTACCTCATTTTCAATCATTTTCATGCTGTACTGAGCTTCATCCATTCTGAAACACGAGGAATACAAAATGACTAAATGTACTGGCTTGCAAGTCTTTCCTCCTTTCTGTTCATGAACGACTAGTCACCCGACCTGTCAGTTATGTACTGTAGAGACGTAACAGACAGGAAGCGGTTTACTTCAGTACTACTCAATTTCACTTGACTCAAGTGTAATTTCCctcttccaccccccccccctccacaacTCAAAAccaacaatttaaaaaaaaaattaaaaaaaaggAAACGTTCAATCCGATACACTGGACTCAAACATTGTGGTTTCACTTTCTCATAATCTACAGTAAGTGAACAAGGAAGGGTGTTGTAGTGTTCTATTCTTTCCCCTCCCCCATCACTTCAAGGAAGTTgagtaaaggggggggggaacagaggaaagCCCCCAGAATACCAGCTCAGTGCTGCCACTGATGTCAGATTGATGTACTACACCAGATACAAAAGCttgatgtttttttaaataaaaaggcCTCagcctcatatatatatatatatatatgtctctttCCCTCAGATAACATCCAACCTTCAGCATTCCGCCTCTTCAGCTTCCTGAAGGTTTTTCCTTCAGTAGCTACCATTCTAAATTGACTCGCAAGCGCAGAGAAAAGTTTTTATTTtaatgataaaaaaaaaaatcctactGAATTGAAGTACTATAGAATAAGGCTACTTGGATAAAAATCCTGACTTAAACTGATGTTAAATAagggtcgctctggataagagcatctgctaaatgacttgccTGAAACAGTCTTCCAACTCTGAACAATAGGGACAATCCCTGCCAACAAAGGACCCTATTCAAGAATAAATGAAACCTTCAGGATGCATCTCCTGTGCCCGTCAGGTTCTACATTCTTTGTCAGTTGCTTCCACTGACTGGGCCGTgttcatgttgtgtgtgtgtgtgtgtgtgtgtgtgtgtgtgtgtgtgtgtgtgtgtgtgtgtgtgtgtgtgtgtgtgtgtgtgtgtgtgtgtgtgtgtgtgtgtgtgtgtgtgtgtgtgtatatatatatatatgacatgcGTAACATTGTCATGCAAACTGTCAGTGTCATGATGATGAATTGACAGTAAATCTGAGGTTTGATCAATGCCAGCAGTGACATCTGCCATCTAGAACAGAAACTGTGGTTGTCACAATACTAGTATTGCGataaggaaggaaggacaggacaCAAACACATGAAGCAGACTTCATTTCTTTAGGCTAACGGTGCTAATTTTGTCCTAAAACAGTCCTAAAAACTGCCTTAAGGTTGTCACCCAGAGTCAATTGTTTATTTTGCAAAAGTAGGTTTTAAAAAAGGACCACAAGAGTGAAATCTGCTTTGTTTTTTCGCCAAGGAAAACCTGGTATCGTAGCATCGCAATAGAGGTATCGTGACAACACCAAACAGAACCGAGCCCTTACATTCCGAGTGGCATAAGAGAACGACGTGTGCGTGTATCAGAAGACTCAAGAATGTGCAATTGTGCATGACCGGATGAATACGGCAAAGACTACAACTAGATAAAAGTTGGCAAACACCACCGCAGCAGCAGAAAGATGAACAATAGCCACCATTTAACTCTCAATACGTTGGAATGGTCCTACTCCACCTCAGCTATCAAAGCTAGAATTAGCCGAATTAGCCAAACAGTAAAATTGTATGTGTGTAACTTAATTTTACACCAAAACATGCACAACCATTTCACAGTCcattcctttaaaaaaaagtgtttttttaaagACCTCGGGTCCTTGAACTGGACTCGTAGTCCCAGTCTGTTCAAAAATGACCCCAATCTTACTGGAGAGAACAATCAGCTGTCAAAGACTGTAGAGGCCAACAAAAGCAGCACAACAAATCACAGCAGCAGTACATACCTCAGTGCTCCAGACATGATGCCCCTCAGTGGATCATAGATGACGATATTTCAGGCTCACTGTCACCTCCCTGCAATAAAATGAACCTGCTGTTATTAGTCCATTGGGTATTTCCTGTGGGTTTAACGTCATCCTACTGTCTGCCCCTACAACCTCCACTAGTAGCTAACTGCACAGCAAGTGTGTGTGCGCATATCCAAATGGTACAGACTAATAACAGAATTTCCAGGCCCTGCTTGCTGAGATGGGGACAAACCCGCAACACACTTTTCCCCATGAAACAATCCTGAACAAATAATGCAAATCACAGACAATCAGTTGGAAGCAAAGTCTTTATTCGGCCATTAAAGTTGTATCATAAACCATCATTTATACAATAGCCACAACTTTCCAGGAAGATGGGCTTCTTGACAAATGAGTTTGAGTGACAACAACTGTCATCGATTTGGGAAATTCCACAATAGGAGTGTCACTGGGGGCTCCCtaatttttcactttaaaatatatttattcgaataacagtgcagatgcaaagttggGTAACAGAATTACGGTCTGTGCAATCATCCTGT is a genomic window containing:
- the LOC124038197 gene encoding nuclear factor NF-kappa-B p100 subunit-like isoform X4, which produces MDVGPNDLTAQFSNLGILHVTKRGVGEVLCKRLRDEKRRQGGQHYHFTDAEEHAIGREAKELGKIMDLNIVRLKFTAYLQDSNGGFSRALKPVVSNPIYDSKSPNASNLKISRMDKTSGSVLGGDEIFLLCDKVQKDDIEIRFYEEDDGSWEAFGDFSPTDVHKQYAIVFRTPPYHSAEIERQVTVFLQLKRKKGGDCSDPKQFTYVPRVQDKEEVQRKKQKPFSYNDQWRGPLGGAGGAGRGAGGFGGGAGSGEEPRCFQFNQQMNGTGWMGGGFSGFGGGGAQMSGTTAQAEGTQQQHAGGMAGQTPGQTSSPLQQQLFQIAATLQSRATQMSKQTAGALLQYCTTGDVRVLLAMQRHLCGVQDKNGDTPLHLAIIHQQSAVTQQLVHTLLTIQQHKVLNKLNHLGQTPLHLAVITRQVKVVDVLLRAGADPTLLDRDGRTALHLAALAGDDVTLRVLLGHLGERYLHLVNMADYHGLHPLHLAVCKGGERCLRLLVEGGAKINAPEQKSGCSALHLAVRENYFKVACTLITELKADVNMCTFGGNTPLHLAASRSSPPLCSMLIAAGADKNLENDEPLFFSSSSSDEEQEDGPVRDFREPAIQPLPNTTPLSEGEQVNPRKRSATGHTPFDLAKCHKVRNLLDTRQTPKPSQQSSKKPKPSSMEERGQLDSETLSKLCELLSLNDVPWKQLAEKLNMLSLAHLYQESPLPCHNLLENYQLGGGPVEGLVEALQSLGLTEGVRLLRLAELREDKQNADQTVDSGFASQPMEEEMEEPALANQ